A stretch of the candidate division KSB1 bacterium genome encodes the following:
- a CDS encoding rhomboid family intramembrane serine protease: LLILNVTVYVAQQAAGSFLLEHFALHPDQFIAEWKVWQLLTYQFLHGSFLHLFFNLFTLWMFGVEVENVLGSSYFIRYFLFCGIGGGVLQIVLNWGSSAAVIGASAAVYGVLVAFALIFPDRVVTLLLFFILPVHLKASTLAMLFVGISLFLGLQAKWFGSTDQIAHFAHLGGAVTGFLILRGKDSFQSFKRKLIGKIEQKREEQRRRRQQEINEVRQKVDQILDHINQVGYANISRAEKEFLKKAGEILSKEKD; encoded by the coding sequence GGCAGCTTTTTGCTCGAGCACTTTGCTCTGCACCCCGATCAGTTTATTGCTGAATGGAAGGTGTGGCAGCTGTTGACGTATCAATTTCTTCACGGTTCCTTTCTGCATCTGTTCTTCAACCTCTTTACCCTTTGGATGTTCGGTGTGGAGGTCGAAAACGTTCTGGGGTCCTCCTATTTTATCAGATATTTTCTGTTTTGCGGCATCGGCGGAGGCGTGCTGCAGATCGTACTGAATTGGGGCTCCTCCGCCGCCGTCATCGGTGCATCCGCTGCGGTTTACGGCGTTCTGGTCGCTTTTGCTCTTATTTTCCCCGATCGGGTTGTTACGCTGCTGCTTTTTTTCATTCTGCCGGTTCACTTGAAAGCATCTACGTTGGCGATGTTGTTCGTCGGCATTTCACTTTTTCTCGGGCTGCAGGCCAAATGGTTCGGTTCGACCGATCAAATCGCCCATTTTGCCCATCTCGGCGGCGCTGTAACCGGTTTCTTGATACTGAGGGGTAAAGATTCTTTCCAAAGTTTTAAGAGAAAACTGATCGGAAAAATAGAACAAAAACGTGAAGAACAGAGGCGGCGCAGGCAGCAGGAGATCAACGAGGTACGGCAAAAGGTCGATCAAATCCTCGACCATATCAATCAGGTCGGCTATGCAAACATAAGCCGCGCCGAAAAAGAATTTTTGAAAAAGGCCGGAGAAATTCTTTCCAAAGAAAAAGATTGA
- a CDS encoding N-acetylmuramoyl-L-alanine amidase produces MNFIRSCAALLLFTVGTISAIDVYDRTTNSFAGKLTAITFEGCIYFAIEELENFSLPVEVNSRSKQAVLQYGPHRIRLTAFTPFVEIDGKQMQLRRDIVMRHGEILLPLEAFASAMQKAGITSFEYKSATTRLELQLLTPTIVAIRNQSLEDGCLIVLQCKKAFQASQIKTSSEGDWIRLTIQGGIFAKADLSYQPPLEVFEYTVDYLGNETTRLSLHTAPGVSLVSVEAAPSLKEIHVRLKRTVNNISVLKELEEARRRWLIDKIIIDPGHGGKDPGCVGSGRVYEKHITLAIARALEEELRRRLNVEVLLTRKSDVFVPLKQRTQFANQSGGKLFISIHVDANRVKRLRGHTIYFLGPAKTEAARAVAQMENSVIRYEDNLQPYEGLSDAAFILAMNAQNSFNKESEDLAAMIDSRLEQKTGVRGFGVKQAGFYVLYGASMPNILIETGFMTNAEDARNLTSEAYQKKIASAICEAVIQFKEKYEQPGF; encoded by the coding sequence ATGAACTTTATCCGATCGTGCGCGGCCTTGCTGCTTTTCACTGTTGGAACGATTTCGGCCATCGACGTTTATGATCGAACCACCAATTCGTTTGCCGGAAAATTAACTGCCATAACATTTGAAGGCTGCATTTATTTCGCGATCGAAGAACTTGAAAACTTTTCACTCCCCGTCGAGGTCAACAGCCGCAGCAAACAAGCCGTTCTGCAGTACGGTCCTCATCGTATTAGACTGACCGCATTCACACCATTTGTCGAGATTGACGGCAAACAGATGCAGCTTCGCCGAGACATTGTCATGCGTCACGGTGAAATTCTTTTGCCTCTCGAGGCTTTCGCTTCGGCCATGCAAAAAGCCGGCATTACATCATTCGAATACAAATCGGCGACCACTCGGTTGGAATTGCAGCTGTTGACTCCTACGATTGTCGCGATTCGCAATCAGTCGCTAGAAGACGGCTGTCTGATTGTGCTGCAATGCAAAAAGGCCTTCCAGGCCTCGCAAATCAAGACGTCTTCAGAAGGCGATTGGATCCGACTGACGATTCAGGGAGGAATTTTTGCCAAGGCGGATCTTTCCTACCAGCCGCCTCTTGAGGTGTTCGAGTACACCGTCGATTATTTGGGAAATGAGACTACCAGATTATCCCTGCATACGGCGCCCGGCGTGTCTTTGGTCAGTGTGGAAGCGGCTCCTTCTCTCAAAGAGATTCATGTTCGTTTGAAACGCACCGTTAACAATATTTCCGTACTTAAAGAGCTGGAAGAGGCGCGTCGACGATGGCTTATCGACAAAATCATTATCGATCCGGGCCACGGCGGAAAAGATCCGGGATGCGTGGGAAGCGGACGTGTGTATGAGAAGCACATCACCCTGGCCATCGCACGCGCTTTGGAAGAAGAGCTGCGCCGTCGGCTTAATGTGGAGGTGTTGTTGACGCGAAAAAGTGATGTATTTGTGCCTCTGAAACAGCGCACCCAGTTCGCCAATCAGTCGGGAGGCAAACTGTTCATCAGCATTCATGTAGATGCGAATCGCGTCAAGCGGCTGCGGGGTCATACCATCTACTTTCTCGGCCCGGCCAAGACCGAAGCAGCGCGCGCGGTGGCGCAGATGGAAAACTCGGTGATTCGCTATGAAGACAATCTGCAGCCCTACGAAGGGCTCTCGGATGCGGCTTTTATTTTGGCGATGAACGCGCAAAACTCGTTCAACAAAGAGAGCGAGGACTTGGCGGCAATGATCGACAGTCGGCTCGAACAAAAGACGGGAGTACGCGGTTTCGGTGTCAAACAGGCAGGATTCTATGTCCTTTACGGCGCCTCCATGCCCAATATTCTTATCGAAACGGGTTTTATGACCAATGCAGAAGATGCGCGCAATCTGACGTCCGAAGCATATCAGAAAAAAATTGCCTCCGCCATCTGCGAGGCCGTGATCCAATTCAAAGAAAAGTACGAGCAGCCGGGATTTTAG